The following are encoded in a window of Salinibacter grassmerensis genomic DNA:
- a CDS encoding DUF2007 domain-containing protein, which yields MSDTSLVTVARYDMQGGAHLAKTRLEDADIPCMLANADQSGLSTMFDATEGGVQVKVPADKADAARAVLGRD from the coding sequence GTGTCGGACACGTCCCTCGTCACCGTCGCCCGCTACGACATGCAGGGCGGCGCCCATCTCGCCAAAACCAGGTTGGAGGACGCCGACATTCCCTGCATGCTCGCGAACGCGGATCAGTCCGGCCTCTCCACCATGTTCGACGCTACCGAGGGGGGCGTTCAGGTAAAGGTGCCCGCCGATAAGGCGGACGCGGCCCGGGCTGTGCTGGGACGAGATTGA
- a CDS encoding major royal jelly family protein, giving the protein MTSRPSRLVSYFSVLLVLAVLMGCVDEGAQDASPSSSAPEQPELQTVAASDGVQLTGLTVTEDERTFVSFPRWRDIPYSVAEVTSDGRFVPYPGDAWNGWTAGAGDTTFVAVQSVVAADGALWVLDPASPQMAGVVDSGAKLVKIDLETDRVERIYRLDSDVAPEGSYMNDVRIDSEHQYAYVTDSGLGALVAIDLDTGAHHRVLDEHASTKAEDLVLEIGGEPLRFTDGSAPAIHADGIALDAEADSLYYHALTGYHLYRMPTEVLRDPSLEPSDHRAAVTDLGATPAPDGMLFGPDERLYMADLEHNAVVYRRPGGAVDTLIRDPDIRWADTFSFGPDGALYFTDSRLQETEWFAEGADVSEMQFPIYRVAASRQAE; this is encoded by the coding sequence ATGACTTCTCGTCCCTCCCGACTCGTCTCGTACTTCAGCGTGCTTCTTGTACTCGCCGTCCTGATGGGCTGCGTGGATGAGGGCGCGCAGGACGCATCGCCATCTTCATCGGCCCCCGAGCAGCCGGAGCTGCAGACTGTTGCGGCCAGTGACGGGGTACAGCTCACGGGTCTCACCGTCACGGAGGACGAACGGACCTTCGTGAGTTTTCCGCGCTGGCGCGACATTCCCTACTCGGTGGCGGAGGTCACGAGCGACGGCCGGTTCGTGCCATACCCCGGCGACGCGTGGAACGGCTGGACGGCCGGAGCAGGAGACACGACGTTCGTGGCCGTCCAAAGCGTGGTGGCGGCCGATGGGGCCCTGTGGGTGCTCGATCCAGCCTCGCCCCAAATGGCGGGGGTCGTAGACAGCGGCGCCAAACTGGTCAAGATTGACCTGGAGACCGACCGGGTCGAGCGCATCTACCGGCTGGATTCCGACGTGGCGCCGGAGGGAAGCTACATGAACGACGTTCGCATTGACAGCGAACACCAGTACGCCTACGTGACCGACTCCGGCCTCGGCGCGCTGGTGGCGATTGACCTGGACACCGGGGCGCATCACCGGGTCCTCGACGAGCACGCGTCGACGAAGGCCGAGGACCTAGTGCTGGAGATCGGGGGCGAGCCGCTTCGGTTCACCGACGGCAGCGCACCGGCGATTCACGCCGACGGCATTGCCCTGGACGCGGAGGCCGACTCGCTCTACTACCACGCCCTGACGGGCTACCACCTATACCGGATGCCCACGGAGGTGCTACGCGACCCGAGCCTGGAGCCGAGCGACCATCGTGCAGCCGTGACGGACCTTGGGGCCACTCCGGCGCCGGACGGCATGCTGTTCGGCCCGGACGAACGCCTGTACATGGCGGACCTCGAACACAACGCGGTGGTGTATCGCCGGCCGGGCGGGGCGGTCGACACGCTTATTCGGGACCCGGACATTCGGTGGGCGGATACCTTCAGCTTTGGGCCCGACGGGGCGCTGTACTTCACGGATTCCCGCCTTCAGGAGACGGAGTGGTTCGCAGAGGGCGCGGACGTGAGCGAGATGCAGTTTCCGATTTACCGAGTTGCGGCCTCCCGGCAGGCTGAGTGA
- the ribD gene encoding bifunctional diaminohydroxyphosphoribosylaminopyrimidine deaminase/5-amino-6-(5-phosphoribosylamino)uracil reductase RibD, which produces MDDTGHVPWMERCLDLARKGAGAVSPNPMVGAVLVAPDGTVLGEGAHRTYGGPHAEARALQAAEQQHSPAALRNATLYVNLEPCRHHGKTPPCTDLVVEKGVPRVVVGTVDPFPQAQGRGIRQLRGQGVEVEVGVHEHACRRLNEAFFHHVETGRPLVTLKTAQTLDGRIATRTGDSQWITSEDARTLVHEWRAELDGVFVGRGTAASDDPRLTVRHVDGPQPLRIVLDRTGTLSPDRTLFTDAHASDTVAVMGDDRPRPDYADALTDRGGTLLHTPETDGGHLNLHALLQRLGTDAGRDAEPLQSLLVEAGPGLATALFQQDLVDRFFCFVAPKVLGDGRPVLRDLGITEMDEALTFAEQEWQTVGRDMLLRGYRRAV; this is translated from the coding sequence GTGGACGACACTGGACACGTGCCCTGGATGGAACGATGCCTGGACCTGGCCCGCAAGGGAGCGGGCGCGGTGAGCCCAAACCCCATGGTCGGCGCCGTCCTGGTGGCCCCGGACGGGACCGTACTGGGCGAAGGCGCACACCGGACCTACGGCGGGCCCCACGCCGAGGCCCGCGCCCTGCAGGCGGCCGAGCAGCAACACAGCCCCGCCGCTCTTCGGAACGCCACCCTCTACGTCAACCTCGAGCCCTGTCGCCACCACGGGAAGACGCCGCCCTGCACTGACCTAGTCGTTGAAAAGGGAGTCCCGCGCGTCGTGGTGGGAACGGTGGACCCGTTTCCGCAGGCCCAGGGCCGTGGCATTCGGCAGTTGCGGGGGCAGGGGGTGGAGGTAGAGGTAGGGGTCCACGAGCACGCCTGCCGTCGCCTCAACGAGGCCTTCTTTCACCACGTCGAGACCGGACGGCCGCTCGTCACGCTCAAGACGGCCCAGACGCTGGACGGGCGCATTGCCACCCGCACGGGCGACAGCCAGTGGATCACGAGCGAGGATGCGCGCACTCTCGTGCACGAGTGGAGGGCTGAACTGGACGGGGTTTTCGTGGGCCGCGGCACCGCTGCGAGCGACGACCCCCGCCTCACGGTGCGTCACGTGGACGGGCCCCAGCCGCTCCGGATCGTCCTCGACCGAACGGGCACGCTCTCTCCCGACCGGACCCTCTTCACCGACGCCCACGCCAGCGACACGGTCGCCGTCATGGGCGACGACCGCCCCCGCCCCGATTACGCCGACGCACTGACCGACCGTGGGGGGACGCTCTTGCACACTCCCGAGACGGACGGCGGCCACCTCAACCTCCACGCCCTCCTCCAGCGCCTTGGCACCGACGCCGGTCGCGACGCGGAGCCCCTCCAGTCGCTCCTCGTGGAAGCCGGGCCCGGCCTCGCCACCGCCCTCTTCCAACAGGACCTCGTGGACCGCTTCTTCTGCTTCGTGGCCCCGAAGGTTCTGGGCGACGGACGGCCCGTGCTCCGCGACCTTGGCATCACGGAGATGGACGAGGCCCTCACGTTCGCCGAGCAGGAGTGGCAAACCGTGGGGAGGGACATGCTTCTGCGCGGCTACCGGCGGGCCGTGTAG
- a CDS encoding lysophospholipid acyltransferase family protein — protein sequence MRSVLTSIWVWFAIGTLIVLWVPVMLVARVVDRDPAHYYTGYTLRIVGRLFTYVNPFWDVTLEGPFPENPRRPYVVVCNHFSQADPPIISRVPWEMKWVAKKQLFDLPVAGWLLHLSGDISVDRRRKKSRAQVLTTARDYIAKQCSVMFFPEGTRSRDGRVHRFSDGAFRLAIEEGVPILPLAIDGTHEALPKNSIWFEPDPEPIRVRVLEPVETDGYSPDQARALQRHVRARIVRQVADWRGADLDTVDGRNGTDAAAVRWIDDGPDPSAEPVEKSSGEASVKPSSPSGASEPGR from the coding sequence ATGCGTTCGGTGCTCACGTCCATTTGGGTGTGGTTTGCCATCGGGACCCTGATTGTCCTCTGGGTGCCCGTCATGCTTGTGGCGCGCGTTGTGGATCGTGACCCGGCGCACTACTACACAGGATATACTCTCCGCATCGTAGGGCGCCTGTTTACCTACGTAAATCCCTTTTGGGACGTCACCCTCGAAGGGCCGTTCCCGGAAAATCCGCGGCGTCCCTACGTTGTGGTGTGCAATCACTTCTCGCAGGCCGACCCCCCCATCATTTCCCGTGTGCCCTGGGAGATGAAGTGGGTGGCGAAGAAACAGCTCTTTGACCTGCCGGTGGCCGGGTGGCTGCTGCACCTAAGCGGCGACATCTCGGTCGACCGGCGGCGCAAGAAGAGTCGGGCACAGGTGCTCACGACGGCCCGTGACTACATTGCGAAGCAGTGCAGCGTCATGTTCTTCCCGGAGGGCACACGCTCCCGCGACGGTCGTGTGCACCGGTTCTCCGACGGGGCCTTCCGGCTCGCCATCGAGGAAGGGGTGCCGATTCTGCCCCTTGCCATCGATGGCACCCACGAGGCGTTGCCCAAGAATTCGATCTGGTTTGAGCCCGATCCGGAGCCGATCCGCGTGCGGGTACTAGAGCCGGTGGAGACCGACGGGTATTCGCCGGATCAGGCCCGGGCCCTGCAGCGGCACGTGCGGGCCCGCATCGTGCGACAGGTCGCGGACTGGCGCGGAGCCGATCTCGACACGGTCGACGGACGTAACGGGACGGACGCCGCCGCCGTCCGGTGGATCGACGATGGCCCAGACCCCTCGGCCGAACCCGTGGAGAAGTCCTCTGGTGAAGCGTCCGTCAAACCCTCCAGTCCATCCGGCGCGTCGGAACCGGGCCGCTAG
- a CDS encoding riboflavin synthase — MFTGIIEDVGTLAAVESLGSDRAGKRLTIETDIAPELHVDQSVSIDGACQTVVDVDPDASTFAVDSIEETLRKTTFSDLEAGAPVNLERALQAGDRLDGHFVQGHVDATGTITNVEREETDWLYTIQFDPQYAAYLIPVGSVSVDGISLTVARLDEDTLTVAIIPHTHEVTNVAETWTEGAAVNLEFDLIGKYVARSFTASGETPDPEALAKTWMED, encoded by the coding sequence ATGTTTACCGGCATTATCGAAGACGTGGGCACCCTCGCGGCAGTCGAGTCCCTCGGCAGCGACCGCGCGGGCAAGCGGCTTACGATCGAAACCGACATCGCCCCCGAGCTGCACGTGGATCAGAGCGTGTCGATCGACGGCGCGTGCCAGACCGTCGTCGACGTTGACCCGGACGCCTCCACCTTCGCCGTCGACAGCATTGAGGAGACCCTGCGCAAGACGACCTTCAGCGACTTGGAGGCGGGCGCCCCGGTCAATCTGGAGCGGGCCCTGCAGGCCGGCGATCGGCTCGACGGCCACTTCGTGCAGGGCCACGTCGACGCCACCGGCACCATCACGAACGTGGAGCGGGAGGAGACCGACTGGCTCTACACGATTCAGTTTGACCCGCAGTACGCCGCGTACTTGATCCCGGTCGGCTCCGTCTCCGTAGACGGCATCAGCCTCACGGTGGCCCGCCTCGACGAGGACACGCTGACCGTCGCGATCATTCCGCACACCCACGAGGTCACGAACGTGGCGGAGACGTGGACGGAAGGGGCGGCGGTCAACCTAGAGTTCGATCTGATCGGAAAGTACGTGGCCCGTAGCTTTACCGCGAGCGGTGAGACGCCCGACCCGGAGGCACTGGCAAAGACGTGGATGGAAGACTAG